From Pagrus major chromosome 9, Pma_NU_1.0, the proteins below share one genomic window:
- the LOC141002372 gene encoding alpha-aspartyl dipeptidase yields MKRRLLLVSNSTLHGGGYLDHCQQNISHFFGKDVKKVLFVPYALHDRDAYTKTARDKFTSLGYELDGIHEASDPVNTVRKAEAIFIGGGNTFRLLKSLYDNKLVTEIRRRVLEDGIPYMGSSAGTNVATVSINTTNDMPIVFPPSFSAIGLVPFNINPHYLDHDPKSRHMGETREQRITQYHEEPDTPCVLGLREGSMLLVEGNTGTLLGTTSARLFTRGKPSVEFDPGSDLSFLLTQ; encoded by the exons atgaagaggaggctACTGCTGGTGTCGAACTCCACGCTGCACGGCGGCGGGTATCTGGACCACTGTCAGCAGAACATCTCACACTTCTTCGGAAA agatgTGAAGAAGGTTCTGTTTGTTCCATACGCTCTCCACGACAGAGACGCCTACACAAAGACCGCCAGGGACAAGTTCACCTCTCTGG GTTATGAGCTGGATGGGATCCATGAGGCTTCGGACCCTGTCAACACCGTCAGGAAGGCTGAGGCCATTTTTATAG gaggaGGAAACACCTTCCGGCTGTTGAAGAGTCTCTATGACAACAAGCTGGTGACAGAGATCAGGAGGAGAGTGCTggag GACGGCATCCCCTACATGGGCTCAAGTGCCGGCACCAACGTGGCGACCGTCAGCATCAACACCACCAACGACATGCCAATCGTCTTCCCTCCGTCTTTCTCCGCCATCGGCCTCGTGCCCTTCAACATCAACCCTCACTACCTGGACCATGACCCCAAGAGCCGCCACATGGGG GAGACCAGAGAGCAGCGGATCACTCAGTACCATGAGGAACCGGACACTCCATGTGTTCTG GGTCTGAGGGAGGGCTCCATGCTGCTGGTGGAGGGAAACACCGGCACCCTGCTGGGAACCACCAGCGCCAGACTGTTCACCag GGGGAAGCCTTCAGTGGAGTTTGACCCAGGAAGTGACCTCAGCTTCCTGCTGACCCAGTGA